A genome region from Triticum aestivum cultivar Chinese Spring chromosome 2B, IWGSC CS RefSeq v2.1, whole genome shotgun sequence includes the following:
- the LOC123047402 gene encoding probable protein arginine N-methyltransferase 6.1 encodes MLPSHLNGHSPLARRRPHLPAATPPAAAAGDPPAAGPAGDAALEAHDRVYFQSYSHIGIHESMIKDRVRTDAYREAIMLHQKFIEGKVVMDVGCGTGILSVFCARAGAKRVYAVDASEIATQASEIVKANNLADKIVVIHGRVEDVDVEEKVDVIISEWMGYMLLYESMLPSVLFARDKWLKPGGLILPSHATLFMAPITNSDRYEGSIDFWCDVYGINMSALVPLAKKFASEEPSIEIIGGENVISWPFVVKHIDCYTFTVEEFKSITTTYKVSSMMLAPIHGFGLWFEVEFNGPAESCSNLSSDLSPLDIIQKKRRRASDSTVVLSTAPEDEPTHWHQTILYFPDPIGVTQDQIIEGSVTITPSEENPRCLNIHLECSTGGQNLVKDFAMR; translated from the exons ATGCTGCCGTCGCACCTCAACGGCCACTCCCCgctcgcgcgccgccgcccccacctccCCGCGgccaccccgcccgccgccgccgccggggaccCCCCGGCGGCGGGCCCGGCGGGGGATGCCGCGCTGGAGGCGCACGACCGCGTCTACTTCCAGTCCTACTCCCACATCGGCATCCACGAGTCCATGATCAAG GACAGGGTCAGGACCGACGCGTATCGCGAAGCAATCATGCTCCACCAGAAGTTCATCGAGGGGAAG GTTGTGATGGACGTGGGGTGTGGGACTGGGATACTCTCGGTGTTCTGTGCTCGTGCCGGCGCGAAACGG GTTTATGCTGTGGATGCTAGTGAAATCGCTACCCAG GCTAGTGAAATTGTAAAAGCGAACAATTTAGCTGATAAGATCGTGGTCATTCATGGACGTGTTGAG GATGTTGATGTTGAGGAGAAGGTTGATGTAATAATATCAGAATGGATGGGTTATATGCTTCTCTACGAG AGTATGCTGCCAAGCGTTCTATTTGCAAGGGATAAATGGCTTAAGCCAGGGGGTCTTATCCTGCCTTCTCATGCTACG CTTTTCATGGCGCCTATAACAAATTCTGATAGATATGAAGGAAGCATTGATTTCTGGTGTGATGTTTATGGCATAAACA TGTCTGCTCTTGTGCCACTTGCCAAAAAATTCGCATCCGAGGAGCCCTCCATTGAAATAATTGGTGGAGAAAATGTTATAAGTTGGCCATTTGTG GTGAAGCACATTGATTGCTACACTTTTACGGTTGAGGAATTCAAGTCTATCACCACAACGTACAAAGTTTCATCAATGATGTTAG CTCCAATTCACGGCTTTGGTCTCTGGTTTGAGGTGGAGTTCAATGGGCCTGCAGAGTCTTGTAGCAATTTGTCCTCTGATTTGAGTCCACTTGATATTATTCAGAAGAAAAGGCGAAGGGCATCAGATAGCACAGTCGTGCTGTCCACAGCCCCAGAAGACGAGCCAACCCATTGGCACCAG ACAATTTTGTACTTCCCTGATCCTATAGGGGTAACGCAGGATCAAATCATAGAAGGTTCTGTAACAATCACCCCGAGCGAGGAGAATCCACGCTGTCTGAATATTCACTTGGAGTGCTC CACGGGAGGTCAAAACTTGGTGAAGGATTTTGCTATGCGGTGA